The genomic interval ACCAGGGCGCCCATCCACCATTCAGGTCAAAACCACGGGTTTTAATATTACCTTTCGCTACTTCTGCCCAAATATTATCTTCATTGGGAATCGCACCAATGTAACCTGTTTTACGTGCTTGCTGACAAGTAATCAGTTCGTCTACTATATAATTTATTCTTTTGAGCAGCTCACTATCTTTAGTGGTGGCGTATTGAAAAGAAATGGCCGATAAATAATGGCCAAGACTGTGTCCGGCAAGGCCATCAGATTCCCACCCTCCATATTTTTTTGCTTTTTCGGACAAACCAGCATTGCTTCTGAAACCAGCTAATAAACGATCTGGCTCTATCTTTAGCAGATAATTTACATCTGCATTTCTGGCGGTTTTGAATGGACTTTCCAGGAGCGATACTTCCGAAAGCTGAAAAGCGTAGGCTTTGATAGGAATAGCATTTTTAATGGTCATCCTTGTATCGTTCAATCTCGGTACATAGGATTGGGCAGTTGCTGAAAAAGTGTACAGCAGCGCCGTTACCAATAGGTTAGTGCAAAGGAATCTGTTCATGGTTTTTACTTTGGTTTCTATCTTAAAGGAAATAAAAATAAGCAATTAGCAAGCATTGGATATTGCATTATTTTGCCAATTGTTCTTGTATTTTATCCAGTATAACCTTAAGATTATTTATCATGAATAATAAGTTTTAATTTGACATTTATTGTCACATAGAGACGAATACAATACCGTAAGCAGAATAAATAACATTGCAAAATGAATAAACTATACAAATTACTTTTGATGGTGTGCTTATTGCCATCCACTATCTATTCGCAGGAAAAAGCAGTATCCAGACTTTATGAGCAAACCAGTGAAATGGGGACCACAATCATAACTTACCAAAAGGATATAAAAGCTATCCAGGATTTTTACTCCCCTTATATTTTAGAAGGCACTTATCCCGAAGTTGCCCAGGTCTATTATTCTCCCGAACAGCGAAACCGGTTGCTGCTGATTCAAAATGAATACTTGAAAGAAATGGAACAAATGGATTTTGATTCTTTTAGTATTTATGGAAAAGTAGATTACCTGCTATTGAAAAAGGAAATCAAAAAAGAAACCGGTCAATTGGAAAAAGCTGGAATAAATGAAAAGGCAATCCTTAAATATATTGCTTTTGCCCCCGGAATCTATGCATTGGAAAAGGAAAGAAGAAGGGGAAAAGCTATGGACTGGCAGGTTGTTGCAGCAAAGCTGGATGCTATCCGCAAAGAAATAGCCTCTTTTAATGCCGCATCAATCAATAAGTCAACGCTGAATAAAGAGAATTTAAAAAATATCAGGGAAGCAATATCCGGTCTGAAAATGAGATTAAAAGGTGTTTATGAATTTTATAAGGGTTATGACCCCTTATTCGATTGGTGGATTCCTAAACCTTATGAATCATTGGTACAGGTATTAGATCATTATAATACCTTTTTTGTTGATCAGGCGGATGCAGTACCTGCTCAAAAAGGCGTCAAATATGGAATAAAGGGAAATCCTATAGGAGAGTCAGAGCTGATTGCTCAACTCCATGCTGAAATGATTCCTTATACGCCCGAAGAACTTATTAAAATTGCAGAAAAGGAATTTGCATTTTGTGATCAGGAGTTGTTAAAGGCTTCTGCAGAAATGGGTTTTGGAAAAGATTGGAAAAAGGCTCAGGAAAAAGTTAAAGAAAGTTTTGTCGCACCCGGTAAACAAGCTGAATTGATTGTGAAATTACAGGATGACGCATTGGATTTTATCAAAAAAAATCAGCTGATTACGATTCCTGGTCTTGCTGAAGAAACCTGGGGGATGGTAATGATGTCTGCAGAAAGACAGTTGGTTAATCCCTTTTTTACAGGGGGCAGGGAGATTAGTATATCTTATCCGACAGCGAATATGAACGAAGAAGATAAACTGATGAGTATGCGGGGCAATAATCCCTACTTTTCAAGAGGTACTGTACAGCATGAATTACTACCTGGTCATCACCTGCAATATTATATGAATAGCCGTTATAAGAATTACCGGGAACTTTTTACTACTCCGTTCGGAATTGAGGGATGGACACTATATTGGGAGCTGCTTTTATACGATAAGGGATTTGCCAAAAGTCCCGAAGAGCGGATCGGAATGCTATTCTGGAGGATGCACCGCTGTGCAAGAATTATTTTCTCTTTAAATTATCATTTAGGAAAGTGGACACCTGAGCAGTGCGTTGATTTTCTGATTAACCGTGTAGGGCATGAGCCAGCAAATGCAGAAGGGGAAGTTCGCAGGTCATTTGAGGGCGGTTATGGTCCATTGTATCAGGTCGCTTACATGATTGGCGGAATGCAATTGATGGCGCTGAAGCATGAGCTTGTAGATAGTGGAAAAATGAGTATCCTCGAATTTCATGACCGGATAATGAAAGAAAACCTTATTCCGATAGAAATGGTCAGGGCAACCTTAATTGGGCAACCGCTGAAAAGAGACTTCACATCGGAATGGAAATTTTACAGGAAGTAAAGAATAAGAGGATGGCTATGAAATTATTATAATTTTGCTTATAGTCTGCTTTGCCGGATTTCATTTCTTATTGGATGTCGTTTTTTTTTATAATTTTACTCACTATGAGCAACCGGCATAACCATACCGATGAGGAACTAATCGTCCTGTTTAATGAAAATGATGTTGTTGCTTTCAAGGAAATTTATGTCAGGTATTGGTATGAGTTGTACCTGATCACTAATAAAAGATTGAGATCCAAAGAAGCTTCTGAAGAAATTATTCAGAATTTCTTCACAAAATTCTGGACCAATCGAAAAAAAATAAATATCAGAGGCGAACTGAAGGCTTATCTTCATACGGCTATCCGTTATTCTGTTATTGATCATCTGGCTAAAGAGGCTACGAAGAATAACTATCTTGAATTGATTTCTTTTAATTATAAGGATACAGCCAATACCACTGAAGAAACGGTTTTTTTGCATGAAGTGGAAGAGGGGGTGAATCAGGTCATGTCGAAATTACCTGCCAAATGCCGAAGGGTATTTGAACTGAGCAGGCAACAGCATAAATCAAATAAGGAAATTGCTGAATTATTGGGGCTCTCTGAAAAAACTGTAGAGAACCATATCACCAATGCTTTAAAACTTTTTAGAATACATTTTAAGTATATTCTGATAGCGTCACCCTTTGCCTGGTTATTGTTTTAAGCTCCATTATCTTTTTTTTATTTTTTTTTGGGGGCAAGGGCTTGCCTGACCGACTATACCATTAACTAACCAAATATATTTATAAACCATTATGGGAAAATCAATCCCTGTGTCCTTACTTAAAAAGTATCTTTCAGGTAGTTGTACTCCTGGCGAGACAGCGCAAGTTAACCAGTGGTTTGACAGTATGGATGGCGTACCGGAATATATTGCGGGTCTGTCAGAAGAACAGCGCAAGTTAATGGAGAACAGAGTTTTTGAACGCCTCCTCCATCACATCGATACAGAAGGGCAACAAAATGTGAAGTCATTGCCCAAAAAAACAATTTATTCCTGGAAAATCCTGGTGGCTGCTGCATCACTGTTCCTGTTTTTGAGTATAGTAGTTGTCTGGATGCAAGATCCTTTGTCACTTTCTTCCAAGAAAATTCTTAATTCAGCTCAAGCTGTAAATATTAAACCAGGTGGCAACAAGGCTGTGCTTACACTTGGTGACGGGTCCTCATTGATACTAACTGAAGCGAATCTGGGTACAGTAGCTGATCAGCAAAATGTAAGTGTGGTCAAAACTGCCGAAGGGGAGCTAAGCTATAAAAAGGGAGCAGGGAACAATACCTCAAAAATAGCATACAATACCATTGCAACACCTATTGGAGGAAAATACAGTGTTATATTACCTGATGGAAGTAAAGCCTGGTTGAATTCTAAATCCAGTTTAAGGTTCCCGACTTCATTTACAGGGCCAGAACGGAAAGTCCAGATGACTGGCGAAGTGTATTTTGAAGTTACAAAGAACCAGAAGCAGCCTTTTAAAGTATTCTCAGGCGGAACAGAGATTAGTGTGCTGGGAACACATTTCGATGTGATGGACTATAAAGATGAAGGCCGTCAAAAAACAACACTCTTAGAAGGTAGTATTCATCTGTCTTCAGGCAAATTTGCAAAGCTTTTGAAACCAGGACAACAAGCCAGTGTAACTGTATCCGGCATACAGGTTAATGACAACATCGATCTGGAAGAAGTAATGGCCTGGAGAAACAACCTGTTTATCTTTAAAGATATGGAAATTGAAGAAATTGCCCGGCAAATATCCAGATGGTATGATGTTCAGGTTGTATTTAAAGGTACCCCCTCAAAAGTACTTTACACAGGTACGATAGCTAAAGATGCCGAACTTTCAGAAATTCTGAGTATGCTTCAATTTACCGGATTAAAGTACGAGCTGCACAATCGTCTGCTTACCATTATTGAATAAGATATAAAACCTTATAGAACCAAATTTTTTAACCAAATAAACAGCCAGATATGATGAAATTTTACAACACAGTATAATGCATTCGCGTAGCCATTTTAAAAAAGAACCGGATAGTGTTTGCACCACATCCGGTCATTGTAAAGGTTACTTGCAAGCCAATTGAGATGACATTATAATTTAACCCAAACTCCATAAAGATATGAATTTATTCTTTAGGATCAGGCATGTATTGTGCCGTGATTCTTACCAAATCTTCTTAACAATGAGACTAACTTTGCTTTTTTTTATTCTGACTTTAATGCAGGTTAGCGCAAATAGTTTTAGCCAGAATTTAACACTTAAACATACGAATACAGATATCATTTCTGTCCTGAAGCAAATTGAAAAACAGACTGGTTACCATTTACTGTTCAGGCGTGCCGACATCGATAAGAAATATGCAATCAATGTAAATGTAATCAATATGCCTATCGAAGAGGCAATGAGACTGGTTTTGAAAAACACAAGCCTTGATTTCAAGATCATTAAAAAAACAATTATTCTTAAAAAGACAACGGATTTCCCAGTGCTGGCTACTCAAATTCAGGAGATCGAAATTTCTGGTGTCGTGAGTGATGAAAAAGGAGTGACACTCCCCGGAGTTGCTGTTAAAGTGAAGGGTTCAAAGGTTGCTGCGGTAACCGATATCAACGGAAGATATAAAATCTCAGTTCCGTCAGTCACAGGAATCCTTGTGTTTTCCTTTATCGGCATGGAGACTCAGGAAATCACGGCTGGTCAAAAGAACGTGCTGAATATAGTATTGAAGCCGCAAACTACAGTGCTCAATGATGTCGTAGTGATTGGTTACGGAACTCAAAAACGGGCTGATATTAACGGATCGATTTCTTCTGTGAAGGCTGCTGATATTGCGAATGTACCTCAGGTAAGCATTGATCAGCTATTACAGGGAAGGGCATCCGGACTAACCATTTCTCAGAATTCGGGAGCACCTGGCAGCAATACTTCCGTTCGTGTACGGGGGGTGACTTCTTTAAGCGGTAGTAATGAACCCTTATATGTGATAGACGGTGTGCCGATTTCGGGTGATGCCAGTAATCAAAGTACAAGTGGGCGATCGCCTTTGCAGGCTTCTTCCTCAAATGCGAATTCACAGACTACCGTTAGTCCATTATCTTTGATCAATCCAAATGATATTGAATCTATTGATGTATTAAAAGATGCATCTGCAACTGCAATCTATGGAAACAGGGCCTCTAACGGGGTGATTATTATCACTACCAAACGAGGTAAAAGTGGCAACTCGGTAATTAGTTACGACGGTTATACAGGTTTCCAAAGGGTAGCAAAATATATGGATGTGATGAACCTTAAACAATATGCCACACTCCAAAACTCACTGGGAGATATTTATGGAACCGGACGAAGAACAGAATTTGCAGACCCTTCAATATTGGGAGAAGGTACAAACTGGCAAAAAGAAATTTTCAGAACTGCTGCTCAGCAAAGTCATCAGCTTTCGGTTTCTGGTGGTAAAGAGGGCCTGAATTATTATATCTCAGGTGGATATCTTGGGCAGGACGGTACAGTTATTGGGTCTGATTTTCGTCGCTATAGCCTGCGTACGAATGTGGATGCCCAGGTTAAGGAATGGTTTAAGCTTGGAATTACTCTGACTGCAAACCGTTCGGCAGAAAATGTAATTACGAGTGATAACAATGGTATTATTTATAATGCTTTGTTACAGGGGCCTGATCTTGCAGTAACAAATCTTGATGGTAGCTATACGGGGCCTCCGGCATCAGATCCGCTAGCCTCCGCTGCCGCTTTAAACCCAGTGGCCCAGGCGCAGCAAATCAAAAATAAACTGAACAGGAGTAATATTAATACGAATATTTATAACGAAATAAAGTTCTATAAAGGACTGTCTCTAAGGTCAGAGCTGGGTGGAGACTTTAACTTTTCAGACAACAATGTTTTTACACCAAGCTATTCATGGGGGCGTTTCACCAATCCAACGGCTTCTTTAAAGGAGCGCCATCAGCAAAGTACATTTTTGATCTGGAAAGAATACCTGAATTATAACCAAACCTTCGGACAGAAGCATAACCTGAATGCAATCTTAGGTTATGAAGTCCAGGAATCTACCTGGAGGGGCATTGAAGGAACACGTCAGGGCTTTTATAGTAATGATGTACAATCTCTGAACCTGGGGCAGGCCATCACTGCGACCAATGATGAATATATTGGTACACAGCGACAAGAATCAATATATGCCCGTGCCATCTATACCTACGCTTCAAAGTATAGCCTGACGTCTACGATCCGGAAAGACAAGACTTCTAAGTTTGCTGAAGGATCGCAATCTGGCTATTTTCCTTCTTTTGCCGCATCCTGGAAATTAGCTGAAGAACCATTTATGCAGGGGATCAATAAAGTTGTGAATGGGATTAAAATCCGCTTTGGATATGGGGAAGTTGGTAATCAGGATATTCCTAATTATTTGTACAGTTCTTTATTGAAGTCATCTCAAACAGGTCTGGGTACAGGTTTTCTGGCAGGACGAATTGATAATAAGGCATTAAAGTGGCAAACATCAATTCAGTATAATGGCGGGATTGATATGAATTTCCTGAATGGTAAAATCAGTACAAGTCTGGACTTTTATAAAAAAACATCAAAGGACTTTCTGTTTCAACTGGCACTTCCTGCATACCTGGTGGGCGGACCTGATTATTTAGGTGGTATCAACCCACCTTATGTAAATCTTGGAAAGATAAATAACGTAGGTTTTGACTTGAGTATCAGTTCACACAATATCAGTAATGAGCATTTTAAATGGAATACAACTTTGGTTTTTTCTCATTATAAAAATGTGGTGAAGGAATTGGGCAATGGGCTTACTGAGCTGTTCGGAACCGTAACCAGTGCCTATTTGCAAACACCTGTTACCCGTACGGTAGTAGGTGGGTCAGTTGGTGAGTTTTATGGTTATAAAGTGAAAGGGATTTTTAAAACAGACGAACAACTTCAGTCTGCGCCTGTGCAGTTTGGCAGGCTTGTGGCGAATAACAGCAGCAGCACATGGCTTGGTGACGTTCAATATGTGGATATCAATGGTGACGGTAAAATAGACGAGAAGGATCGTACTGAGATTGGTAATCCTAATCCTAAATTTACTTATGGAATTACCAATACCTTCAGTTACAAATCCTTTGATTTCACGTTGTTCTTAAACGGATCTTATGGTTCGAGGATTATGAATTTGCTGAACAATACTATGGGTAACCTGGCGGCTGTTTACCAGAATCAATATGCTGCTTACAGCAATTTCTGGACACCTCAAAATCCAAATTCCAATATTCCTGCACCGAAAATAGGGATTGACAATCCAAACTTGCTGGTCTCTGACAGATATGTGGAAAGCGGGTCCTTTTTAAGGATTCAAAACGTTAGTCTTGGTTACAAAGTACCTTCAGCATGGATCAAAAAATTAAAACTCACCAATCTGAAAGTGTATTCAAGTGTGCAGAATCTTTACACATTTACAAAATATAAAGGGTACGATCCGGAAATCGGGGCAATGAATCAAAGCGCACTTCTGAATAATATTGACCTGGGCAGGTATCCGATAGCCAGGACTATCACTTTTGGAATGAATGCACAATTTTAGTCACCACAAATTATTTTAAGAAAATGAAATCATATCTCATCTATATAGGTTGCTTTATTTTTATAGCCACTGTGAGCAGCAGCTGTAAAAAAGACTTTTTTAATATTCCGCCTCAGGATGCGCTCAGTACTGATAATTTTTACCAGAATACAGAACAGGTACAGGCCAGCACTACAGCCTTATACAATTCTCCATGGTTTGACTGGAATGCAAAAGCTTCGTGGTGTATCTCTGAATTATTAAGCGGTAATGCACATACCTATTCTCCCGATGTAATCAACTTTGGTAACTTCTCAGTAACTGGCGACAATACCCAATTGTTGTCGGCATGGAATTCCCTGTACAGCGTAGTTGCCCAATCAAATGCAGTCATTAATAACCTGAAAGCGAAAGTTCCCGCAAGTGTACCGGCAACAGTAGTAAATAATGCATTGGGTGAAGCCAGGTTCATGCGTGCTATCGCTTATTTTTATTTGGTGAGAACCTGGGGAAATGTACCGATTATAGAAAATAGTCTGGATCATGTAAACAACTATCAGATTAATACCAATCCGGTAACTGATATTTATAAGTTCATTATCAATGATCTTAAGTTTGCAGAAGAGAATTGCAATAAAATGATCAGAACCGGATCTGTTTCTCAGGGCAGGGTATCAAGTGGATCAGCAGCTGCGCTATTGGCTAAAGTTTATCTGTATATGCGGGATTATCCCAACGCCCGCCTTAAAGCAGAACAGGTGATCAATAGTGGCGAGTTCAAATTGTATGGGATAGATGTTGCAGGGAAAACTTATGGCGATTTATTCAAAACAGCCAATAACAATAATGAAGAAAGTGTAGCCGCTATTCAATGGCTGGGCGGATCTGCTTATGGACACGGAAATGCATTACAGTCTTTTCTGGCCTATAATTCTGAAATTACCGGCACTGGAGATGGATATGGCAGTGTTGTGCCTTCAATTGACTTGTTAACTGCTTATGAACCAGGTGACCTGAGAAGAAAGCCAACAGTGATGATGCAGGGTGATATTTATCCGGAAATTAATCAGGATAAAGGAGGCTATAAGCTGCCAGTTGGTGCTGTAGCACAGGGGATGCCTGCATTTATAAAAAAATATGTGGTAGGGACACCCACAGACAATGCTGGTAAAGGAGCCGCATTTTCAACTGCAAATAATACCTATCTGATGCGGTATGCGGATGTACTTTTAATTGAAGCGGAGGCTGTTCTTGCTGGTGCGGAGCGTACTTCTGATGCTACTGCGCTACTGCCGTTTAATAAAATCAGAAAACGGGCCGGGCTGATTCCCAAAACAACAATGTCAATACAGGATATTTATCAGGAACGCCGGATGGAATTTGTTTTTGAGGCCGATTATTGGTTTGATCTTGGCAGAATGGATGGATTTAATGTCACTTCCCATCCTAAAGCGATCGCAGTTATCGCTAATCAGGAAAGAGGGATTTATAGCAACACTACGCCTGTAGTTATTTGGGGGCAGAAATATACGCCAACTAATGCAAGCTTTCTTTTGCCATATCCCACCACAGAATCCACCCTCAATCCTAAATTATTATTGCCACCGGTACCTTACAATTTTAAATAGTTATTATGAAAATCATATATAAAAATCCTATAGTCGTTTGTCTGACAGGACTATTTTTCATGCTGATCTTTATGACCTCCTGTAAAAAAGATGCGGAAGGGAAGGGAGCACCGGTCATCACCAGGGTTCGTACCCTGGTTAAGCCGGGAGATCCTAAACAGACTGCTTTAGATTCTACTGTTACTTCTGGCGATGCCGGTAGTACATATGTGATCGAGGGTGCAAATCTGAAGTATACGAACAAGGTCGAATTTAATGGTACAGAAGCCTATTTGAATACGGCACTTTTTAGTGATCATAGCATTGTGGTTATGATTCCTGCTACTGCATCCTGGATAAATCAAACGGGCAAACTCACGCTGACCAGTGCATCGGGTACCACAACTTTTAATTTTAGTATCAGGCAGCCTGCTCCGGTTATTACAGAATTAAGCCAGTTTACAGGAGATGAAGGAGATGTCGTGACCATCACTGGTTTGCGTTTTGATCAGGTGTCCAGTGTGAAATTTGGTACAGCAGAAGCTAAGGTTATAACAGCAACAAGTACAGAACTTAAGGTGTCAGTACCCGCTGCTGCCCTGGGTGCAGTAAGTGTAACTACTCCTGGTGGAACCGGCACTGGCCCATATATCTCATACGATGGGGTAGCGGTGCCGATATTATTACCTTTTGGATTCAGACATCTGTTTTATGATGATAAAATAACAGCCGGTTATGACTTCAATTTTGGTGGTGCCAGTGGAGATGTGAATAATACAGAGGTGGTTAAAAGGGGTACCCACTCCATTAAAGTTACCTATACCGGTAATTATGCAGGATATGCTGTCGGCAGCGGCACTCCCGTAGACCTGAGTGATAAGACTTACGTTAAATTTTCTATTTATGGATCAGCAGGTACTGAAGGTAAGGTGATCAAGGTCGGATTGAACGATTTTGACAACCGTCAGGTCAGCATTGTGCTGCATTCAGGCAAATGGACAACTTATGTAGTCCCTCTGGAGCGTTTCCAAAATGCCTCTCAGCCGGGTAAACCCAGCAGTCTGAATTGGATTGGGTTCCAGGAATTAAGTGGTAATGCGCCAGAGACAATTTTCCTGGATGATATTGGCGTATATTAATCGCTTAGCGGTAAAAATAGTTCGATAACATTATCCGGAGCAGCAGTATGGAGTCTTAAACTGTTGCCCCGGATAAATCATGTCAATTAAAACAATTATATTCCAATGAAAACTATACAATATGTGTCTGTGGTAATTTTTATGCTCACAGTCAATTATAATGCTATGGCACAAAAAAATCTGGTGACCAATGGCGGCTTTGAAGATGAGCTCAGCGGATGGGTTGATTATTCTGCAAAGGTTACACCCTACGTTTTTAGCACCGGAAAAATGAGCAGTGCTTTATTTTCGCCTGATCCCTCCAAATGGACCGGTATGCATCAAATCGTTTCCCTTCCTAAGCATACACAATATATACTCATGACTGCCAGGATTAAAGCAGATGGTGTAAGTATTGGAAAGGAAGATTGGAATGGTGCTCTTTTCCTTTTTGAAATGCTTGACAAGGCAGATGTAAAAATCGGAAATGGAATTAACATTGCCTCAGTTACAGGAGATCAGGACTGGAAGCTTTATGAACGCGCCTATATCATTCCCCCCGGTGTTGCAAAAATAAAACTTTTATTCGCACTGGGTTATGTGTCGGGCACTATGTTTATTGACGATGTGAGTCTCAAAGTGATCAGTCAGGCCGATTATGAAAAATACTTATAGTTTTATGAAATCTATATTTTACAGCGCTCTTTTTATACTTTTCAGTCTGAATTTAACTGGTGCATTTGCCCAGGAGACTGAAAGCTCCAATATCTTCTTAGATCAATCAGGATTTTATCCGAATTTGGATAAAAGTGCAATAATTACCAGTGCCGTTTCCGAAAACAGTTTCGATCTGGTTGCCTTACCAGGCAGGAAGAGGGTCTATACGGGATCAATGTCTGAGCCGAAAAGCACAGGATATTCTGGTATTAAGGTCAGGATAGCAAATTTTAGTGACTACGAGCGGCCGGGGACCTACTTGATCCGAATCCCGGGAGTTGGTGAATCTCCGGCTTTCAGGATTGCTGATCATGTGCATCAGGAGCTTGCAGTAGCGGCACTGAAAGCATTTTATTACCAACGCGCTTCTTCAACGCTTGATAAAAATTATGCAGGAAAGTGGTACCGGGCGTCGGGTCATCCGGATACGTCGGTTCATATTCATCCATCAGCCGTCTCTAAAAACCGTAAGGCCGATAGCAGGATTAATGTTGAAGGAGGGTGGTACGATGCAGGTGATTACAATAAGTACATCGTCAATAGTGGAATTTCTACTGCAACTTTACTTTCAGCATACGAAGACTTTCCTGACTATTTTCTTAGTCTGAAAGCCAGCATTCCAAATGCAAAAAATAAGGTGCCGGATATATTGACCGAAGCCATCTGCAATTTACGCTGGATGCTGAAAATGCAGGATCCTGATGACGGAGGTGTATATAATAAATGTACAAATCTTGATTTCGATGCGATGATTATGCCAGCGCAAGCTTTATCTGCCCGTTATGTAGTCGCAAAAGGTACTGCCGCAACGCTTAATATGGCCGGGGTTGCAGCTCAGGCATCCCGTATCTTAAGGGATTTTCCTGAACAATATCCCGGATTGGCGGATAGTTGTCTGTCTGCAGCTGTTCTGGCCTGGAATTGGGCCATCAAAAATCCGGATCTGGCTTACGACCAGGATCTGATGAACAAAATGTTCAACCTGAAGGTAAATACAGGGGCTTATGGAGATAAAGATTTTGAAGATGAATGGACCTGGGCTTCTGCCGAATTACTGACATCTACCGGTGAGAAAAAATATTTTGATGCTTTTTTTTCGCGCCTGAATGCACCTGTGAGTTTACCAGGATGGAGTAATGTTGGTATTCTAGGATATTATTCCCTGATCAGATGTCAAAGTAAACTCCCCGGAGTGTATCAAAGTATGACCAGTATCTTAAAGAAAAAAATACTAACCATTGCAGATCGTTACCTCTTGGCCCGCAAAACTAATGCCTATGGCATAGTGATGGGTAGTTCGCTTTCTGACTTTGTATGGGGAAGCAATTCTGTCGCCATGAATCAAAGTGTCCTGCTCATCAATGCTTATTTATTTACACAAAATAAAGCTTACCTGAATGGGGCAGTTGGTAATCTGGATTATATTCTGGGAAGAAATGCAACTGGTTATTCTTTTGTGACTGGTATTGGTACCAAATCGCCCATGAATCCACATCACCGGCCATCTTTTGCAGATGGTGTTGTTGACCCGGTTCCTGGACTGCTTGTTGGCGGACCTAATCGGGAAAAGCAGGATGGATTAAAATATAAATATGCGGAGCCTGAACTATCCTATCTGGATAATGTTGCCTCTTATGCAAGTAATGAAATTGCTATCAATTGGAATGCTCCTCTGGTTTATGTTGCAAATGCATTGGAATGTTTACAAAAGACAGGAAACAATAATGCAAAGTAATTTACAGGTAAAACGGATTTCATAAAGGCATAAACTTTCAGGACTAACCGTAAAGACGAGGTACTTTATGCCCAAATCAATGCTGAAATTAATTACCACCTAAAACATTATGGAAAAAAGATGCAGCTTCATTACCCACTTGCTGATGCACAGCATTTCTGTTTACAGTTTTGTCGTCTGTGAAAAATAGCCTCTCATTTTCTTTCAATTGACTTTTGGCCTCATTTAAAAATACATAATGGCCTGTTTTGCCTGGTATGATCAGTAGTTTTGATTGTTTGATCATCTTTTGATAATGTAAGGCATTTGTTTTTATTGGAGTAATACTATCGCTTTGTGCTCCAACGATATAAACAGGATCATGAATAGATTCAAACTGTTTTTGAGTCGTAAATCCCTGACCAATTGCGGGACAAATAGCAAAAAATGCTTTTATTCGTTTATCCTTCAAGTTAGTAGCTTTTCGGAATGAAGCCTTAACCTCTTTCTGATTGATCATTGCTTTAAGGTTAGGGAATTCGGGCAATGCAAATTCTTTCAAACCAAGAGGCGTTTCAGTAAAATTAGTTAAGGCCTCCAAATCTAGTTTAGCACCCGCAAGCGCAATAACAGTATAGCCACCTATGG from Pedobacter sp. WC2423 carries:
- a CDS encoding DUF885 family protein gives rise to the protein MNKLYKLLLMVCLLPSTIYSQEKAVSRLYEQTSEMGTTIITYQKDIKAIQDFYSPYILEGTYPEVAQVYYSPEQRNRLLLIQNEYLKEMEQMDFDSFSIYGKVDYLLLKKEIKKETGQLEKAGINEKAILKYIAFAPGIYALEKERRRGKAMDWQVVAAKLDAIRKEIASFNAASINKSTLNKENLKNIREAISGLKMRLKGVYEFYKGYDPLFDWWIPKPYESLVQVLDHYNTFFVDQADAVPAQKGVKYGIKGNPIGESELIAQLHAEMIPYTPEELIKIAEKEFAFCDQELLKASAEMGFGKDWKKAQEKVKESFVAPGKQAELIVKLQDDALDFIKKNQLITIPGLAEETWGMVMMSAERQLVNPFFTGGREISISYPTANMNEEDKLMSMRGNNPYFSRGTVQHELLPGHHLQYYMNSRYKNYRELFTTPFGIEGWTLYWELLLYDKGFAKSPEERIGMLFWRMHRCARIIFSLNYHLGKWTPEQCVDFLINRVGHEPANAEGEVRRSFEGGYGPLYQVAYMIGGMQLMALKHELVDSGKMSILEFHDRIMKENLIPIEMVRATLIGQPLKRDFTSEWKFYRK
- a CDS encoding RNA polymerase sigma-70 factor, with the protein product MSNRHNHTDEELIVLFNENDVVAFKEIYVRYWYELYLITNKRLRSKEASEEIIQNFFTKFWTNRKKINIRGELKAYLHTAIRYSVIDHLAKEATKNNYLELISFNYKDTANTTEETVFLHEVEEGVNQVMSKLPAKCRRVFELSRQQHKSNKEIAELLGLSEKTVENHITNALKLFRIHFKYILIASPFAWLLF
- a CDS encoding FecR domain-containing protein; protein product: MGKSIPVSLLKKYLSGSCTPGETAQVNQWFDSMDGVPEYIAGLSEEQRKLMENRVFERLLHHIDTEGQQNVKSLPKKTIYSWKILVAAASLFLFLSIVVVWMQDPLSLSSKKILNSAQAVNIKPGGNKAVLTLGDGSSLILTEANLGTVADQQNVSVVKTAEGELSYKKGAGNNTSKIAYNTIATPIGGKYSVILPDGSKAWLNSKSSLRFPTSFTGPERKVQMTGEVYFEVTKNQKQPFKVFSGGTEISVLGTHFDVMDYKDEGRQKTTLLEGSIHLSSGKFAKLLKPGQQASVTVSGIQVNDNIDLEEVMAWRNNLFIFKDMEIEEIARQISRWYDVQVVFKGTPSKVLYTGTIAKDAELSEILSMLQFTGLKYELHNRLLTIIE